The proteins below come from a single Acinonyx jubatus isolate Ajub_Pintada_27869175 chromosome A1, VMU_Ajub_asm_v1.0, whole genome shotgun sequence genomic window:
- the LOC113600919 gene encoding uncharacterized protein LOC113600919 isoform X6, translating to MRALRRLRPLTASVALQGDGSIEDSTENFGDSPLLCPPPRPPPPTRCGTGEVGREVALGEALIHSPGGWLRARASRARRPPEGRKSRQQIPGSGRGVPQLLADGPPELRWEGLPFAGHFRSVLITTSERARHRHSRVARNSDSRRPETPGAGLPLGSRDPPRARHGSAAVPRWGLLRARGPRCAARPEPSKFQKPPPSPPP from the exons ATGAGGGCTCTGAGAAGGCTCAGGCCACTCACTGCATCCGTGGCCCTACAAGGAGATGGTTCCATCGAAGACAGCACAGAA AACTTTGGAGATTCTCCCTTGctttgtccccccccccgccccccccccccaacacgcTGTGGAACAGGCGAAGTTGGGAGAGAGGTAGCCCTCGGTGaggcactcattcattcaccgGGTGGATGGCTGCGAGCGCGGGCCAGCCGGGCCAGGCGGCcgccagaaggaaggaagagtcgCCAG CAGATCCCAGGCTCTGGCCGTGGAGTCCCGCAACTGCTCGCTGATGGACCGCCTGAGCTGCGTTGGGAAGGGCTTCCGTTTGCTGGTCATTTTAGATCCGTCCTCATAACGACCAGCGAGCGGGCTCGCCACCGCCACTCCCGCGTGGCCCGCAACTCAGACTCCCGGAGACCCGAGACGCCCGGCGCGGGACTCCCGCTGGGGTCCCGGGACCCGCCGCGGGCGCGACATGGGTCCGCCGCCGTCCCGCGCTGGGGGCTCCTCCGCGCGCGCGGGCCGAGATGCGCCGCCCGCCCCGAGCCGAGCAAG TTTCAGaagccaccaccatcaccaccaccgtAA
- the LOC113600919 gene encoding uncharacterized protein LOC113600919 isoform X3: MRALRRLRPLTASVALQGDGSIEDSTEVRSRQVALGEALIHSPGGWLRARASRARRPPEGRKSRQQIPGSGRGVPQLLADGPPELRWEGLPFAGHFRSVLITTSERARHRHSRVARNSDSRRPETPGAGLPLGSRDPPRARHGSAAVPRWGLLRARGPRCAARPEPSKVNLCAPSTPLLLSHFPSLPPLGSALRRSPPSPSLLLSPGLSSAPLLPPASFSSPPSSPPSPEPDGLAPYSRSSHPLFSFTRRSGAVPYPYFLTVSIFSVSEATTITTTVTQILNYATAGAIITHQSFPELKSLDVSYSVWLTFFWSWIRVFSGFMLISPHFINEMIIWLQPAIKLSDLKSEGTPGWLSRLRVRLQLRS, encoded by the exons ATGAGGGCTCTGAGAAGGCTCAGGCCACTCACTGCATCCGTGGCCCTACAAGGAGATGGTTCCATCGAAGACAGCACAGAAGTAAGGTCACGGc AGGTAGCCCTCGGTGaggcactcattcattcaccgGGTGGATGGCTGCGAGCGCGGGCCAGCCGGGCCAGGCGGCcgccagaaggaaggaagagtcgCCAG CAGATCCCAGGCTCTGGCCGTGGAGTCCCGCAACTGCTCGCTGATGGACCGCCTGAGCTGCGTTGGGAAGGGCTTCCGTTTGCTGGTCATTTTAGATCCGTCCTCATAACGACCAGCGAGCGGGCTCGCCACCGCCACTCCCGCGTGGCCCGCAACTCAGACTCCCGGAGACCCGAGACGCCCGGCGCGGGACTCCCGCTGGGGTCCCGGGACCCGCCGCGGGCGCGACATGGGTCCGCCGCCGTCCCGCGCTGGGGGCTCCTCCGCGCGCGCGGGCCGAGATGCGCCGCCCGCCCCGAGCCGAGCAAGGTTAACCTCTGCGCTCCGTCAACTCCTCTACTCCTttcccactttccctccctccctcccctcggcTCCGCGCTCCgccgctcccctccctccccctccctcctcctctctccggGACTGTCTAGCGCCCCACTCCTTCCCCCTGCGagcttttcctcccctccctcatcgCCTCCCTCGCCTGAACCTGACGGCCTGGCCCCATACTCACGGAGCTCCCACCCCCTTTTCAGTTTCACTCGGAGATCAGGGGCTGTACCATATCCCTATTTTTTGACAGTTTCCATTTTTTCAGTTTCAGaagccaccaccatcaccaccaccgtAACACAAATTTTAAACTATGCCACAGCTGGTGCCATTATAACTCATCAGAGTTTTCCTGAACTCAAGTCACTTGACGTCAGCTATTCAGTTTGGCTAACATTCTTCTGGAGTTGGATACGGGTATTCTCGGGTTTTATGTTAATCTCTCCTCATTTCATCAATGAAATGATTATCTGGCTGCAACCAGCAATCAAATTAAGTGATTTAAAAAgtgaagggacgcctgggtggctcagccggttgagggtccgacttcagctcaggtcatga
- the LOC113600919 gene encoding uncharacterized protein LOC113600919 isoform X5, translating to MRALRRLRPLTASVALQGDGSIEDSTEQIPGSGRGVPQLLADGPPELRWEGLPFAGHFRSVLITTSERARHRHSRVARNSDSRRPETPGAGLPLGSRDPPRARHGSAAVPRWGLLRARGPRCAARPEPSKVNLCAPSTPLLLSHFPSLPPLGSALRRSPPSPSLLLSPGLSSAPLLPPASFSSPPSSPPSPEPDGLAPYSRSSHPLFSFTRRSGAVPYPYFLTVSIFSVSEATTITTTVTQILNYATAGAIITHQSFPELKSLDVSYSVWLTFFWSWIRVFSGFMLISPHFINEMIIWLQPAIKLSDLKSEGTPGWLSRLRVRLQLRS from the exons ATGAGGGCTCTGAGAAGGCTCAGGCCACTCACTGCATCCGTGGCCCTACAAGGAGATGGTTCCATCGAAGACAGCACAGAA CAGATCCCAGGCTCTGGCCGTGGAGTCCCGCAACTGCTCGCTGATGGACCGCCTGAGCTGCGTTGGGAAGGGCTTCCGTTTGCTGGTCATTTTAGATCCGTCCTCATAACGACCAGCGAGCGGGCTCGCCACCGCCACTCCCGCGTGGCCCGCAACTCAGACTCCCGGAGACCCGAGACGCCCGGCGCGGGACTCCCGCTGGGGTCCCGGGACCCGCCGCGGGCGCGACATGGGTCCGCCGCCGTCCCGCGCTGGGGGCTCCTCCGCGCGCGCGGGCCGAGATGCGCCGCCCGCCCCGAGCCGAGCAAGGTTAACCTCTGCGCTCCGTCAACTCCTCTACTCCTttcccactttccctccctccctcccctcggcTCCGCGCTCCgccgctcccctccctccccctccctcctcctctctccggGACTGTCTAGCGCCCCACTCCTTCCCCCTGCGagcttttcctcccctccctcatcgCCTCCCTCGCCTGAACCTGACGGCCTGGCCCCATACTCACGGAGCTCCCACCCCCTTTTCAGTTTCACTCGGAGATCAGGGGCTGTACCATATCCCTATTTTTTGACAGTTTCCATTTTTTCAGTTTCAGaagccaccaccatcaccaccaccgtAACACAAATTTTAAACTATGCCACAGCTGGTGCCATTATAACTCATCAGAGTTTTCCTGAACTCAAGTCACTTGACGTCAGCTATTCAGTTTGGCTAACATTCTTCTGGAGTTGGATACGGGTATTCTCGGGTTTTATGTTAATCTCTCCTCATTTCATCAATGAAATGATTATCTGGCTGCAACCAGCAATCAAATTAAGTGATTTAAAAAgtgaagggacgcctgggtggctcagccggttgagggtccgacttcagctcaggtcatga
- the LOC113600919 gene encoding WAS/WASL-interacting protein family member 3-like isoform X2: protein MRALRRLRPLTASVALQGDGSIEDSTENFGDSPLLCPPPRPPPPTRCGTGEVGREVALGEALIHSPGGWLRARASRARRPPEGRKSRQIPGSGRGVPQLLADGPPELRWEGLPFAGHFRSVLITTSERARHRHSRVARNSDSRRPETPGAGLPLGSRDPPRARHGSAAVPRWGLLRARGPRCAARPEPSKVNLCAPSTPLLLSHFPSLPPLGSALRRSPPSPSLLLSPGLSSAPLLPPASFSSPPSSPPSPEPDGLAPYSRSSHPLFSFTRRSGAVPYPYFLTVSIFSVSEATTITTTVTQILNYATAGAIITHQSFPELKSLDVSYSVWLTFFWSWIRVFSGFMLISPHFINEMIIWLQPAIKLSDLKSEGTPGWLSRLRVRLQLRS, encoded by the exons ATGAGGGCTCTGAGAAGGCTCAGGCCACTCACTGCATCCGTGGCCCTACAAGGAGATGGTTCCATCGAAGACAGCACAGAA AACTTTGGAGATTCTCCCTTGctttgtccccccccccgccccccccccccaacacgcTGTGGAACAGGCGAAGTTGGGAGAGAGGTAGCCCTCGGTGaggcactcattcattcaccgGGTGGATGGCTGCGAGCGCGGGCCAGCCGGGCCAGGCGGCcgccagaaggaaggaagagtcgCCAG ATCCCAGGCTCTGGCCGTGGAGTCCCGCAACTGCTCGCTGATGGACCGCCTGAGCTGCGTTGGGAAGGGCTTCCGTTTGCTGGTCATTTTAGATCCGTCCTCATAACGACCAGCGAGCGGGCTCGCCACCGCCACTCCCGCGTGGCCCGCAACTCAGACTCCCGGAGACCCGAGACGCCCGGCGCGGGACTCCCGCTGGGGTCCCGGGACCCGCCGCGGGCGCGACATGGGTCCGCCGCCGTCCCGCGCTGGGGGCTCCTCCGCGCGCGCGGGCCGAGATGCGCCGCCCGCCCCGAGCCGAGCAAGGTTAACCTCTGCGCTCCGTCAACTCCTCTACTCCTttcccactttccctccctccctcccctcggcTCCGCGCTCCgccgctcccctccctccccctccctcctcctctctccggGACTGTCTAGCGCCCCACTCCTTCCCCCTGCGagcttttcctcccctccctcatcgCCTCCCTCGCCTGAACCTGACGGCCTGGCCCCATACTCACGGAGCTCCCACCCCCTTTTCAGTTTCACTCGGAGATCAGGGGCTGTACCATATCCCTATTTTTTGACAGTTTCCATTTTTTCAGTTTCAGaagccaccaccatcaccaccaccgtAACACAAATTTTAAACTATGCCACAGCTGGTGCCATTATAACTCATCAGAGTTTTCCTGAACTCAAGTCACTTGACGTCAGCTATTCAGTTTGGCTAACATTCTTCTGGAGTTGGATACGGGTATTCTCGGGTTTTATGTTAATCTCTCCTCATTTCATCAATGAAATGATTATCTGGCTGCAACCAGCAATCAAATTAAGTGATTTAAAAAgtgaagggacgcctgggtggctcagccggttgagggtccgacttcagctcaggtcatga
- the LOC113600919 gene encoding WAS/WASL-interacting protein family member 3-like isoform X1 — protein sequence MRALRRLRPLTASVALQGDGSIEDSTENFGDSPLLCPPPRPPPPTRCGTGEVGREVALGEALIHSPGGWLRARASRARRPPEGRKSRQQIPGSGRGVPQLLADGPPELRWEGLPFAGHFRSVLITTSERARHRHSRVARNSDSRRPETPGAGLPLGSRDPPRARHGSAAVPRWGLLRARGPRCAARPEPSKVNLCAPSTPLLLSHFPSLPPLGSALRRSPPSPSLLLSPGLSSAPLLPPASFSSPPSSPPSPEPDGLAPYSRSSHPLFSFTRRSGAVPYPYFLTVSIFSVSEATTITTTVTQILNYATAGAIITHQSFPELKSLDVSYSVWLTFFWSWIRVFSGFMLISPHFINEMIIWLQPAIKLSDLKSEGTPGWLSRLRVRLQLRS from the exons ATGAGGGCTCTGAGAAGGCTCAGGCCACTCACTGCATCCGTGGCCCTACAAGGAGATGGTTCCATCGAAGACAGCACAGAA AACTTTGGAGATTCTCCCTTGctttgtccccccccccgccccccccccccaacacgcTGTGGAACAGGCGAAGTTGGGAGAGAGGTAGCCCTCGGTGaggcactcattcattcaccgGGTGGATGGCTGCGAGCGCGGGCCAGCCGGGCCAGGCGGCcgccagaaggaaggaagagtcgCCAG CAGATCCCAGGCTCTGGCCGTGGAGTCCCGCAACTGCTCGCTGATGGACCGCCTGAGCTGCGTTGGGAAGGGCTTCCGTTTGCTGGTCATTTTAGATCCGTCCTCATAACGACCAGCGAGCGGGCTCGCCACCGCCACTCCCGCGTGGCCCGCAACTCAGACTCCCGGAGACCCGAGACGCCCGGCGCGGGACTCCCGCTGGGGTCCCGGGACCCGCCGCGGGCGCGACATGGGTCCGCCGCCGTCCCGCGCTGGGGGCTCCTCCGCGCGCGCGGGCCGAGATGCGCCGCCCGCCCCGAGCCGAGCAAGGTTAACCTCTGCGCTCCGTCAACTCCTCTACTCCTttcccactttccctccctccctcccctcggcTCCGCGCTCCgccgctcccctccctccccctccctcctcctctctccggGACTGTCTAGCGCCCCACTCCTTCCCCCTGCGagcttttcctcccctccctcatcgCCTCCCTCGCCTGAACCTGACGGCCTGGCCCCATACTCACGGAGCTCCCACCCCCTTTTCAGTTTCACTCGGAGATCAGGGGCTGTACCATATCCCTATTTTTTGACAGTTTCCATTTTTTCAGTTTCAGaagccaccaccatcaccaccaccgtAACACAAATTTTAAACTATGCCACAGCTGGTGCCATTATAACTCATCAGAGTTTTCCTGAACTCAAGTCACTTGACGTCAGCTATTCAGTTTGGCTAACATTCTTCTGGAGTTGGATACGGGTATTCTCGGGTTTTATGTTAATCTCTCCTCATTTCATCAATGAAATGATTATCTGGCTGCAACCAGCAATCAAATTAAGTGATTTAAAAAgtgaagggacgcctgggtggctcagccggttgagggtccgacttcagctcaggtcatga
- the LOC113600919 gene encoding uncharacterized protein LOC113600919 isoform X4, with translation MRALRRLRPLTASVALQGDGSIEDSTEVRSRQVALGEALIHSPGGWLRARASRARRPPEGRKSRQIPGSGRGVPQLLADGPPELRWEGLPFAGHFRSVLITTSERARHRHSRVARNSDSRRPETPGAGLPLGSRDPPRARHGSAAVPRWGLLRARGPRCAARPEPSKVNLCAPSTPLLLSHFPSLPPLGSALRRSPPSPSLLLSPGLSSAPLLPPASFSSPPSSPPSPEPDGLAPYSRSSHPLFSFTRRSGAVPYPYFLTVSIFSVSEATTITTTVTQILNYATAGAIITHQSFPELKSLDVSYSVWLTFFWSWIRVFSGFMLISPHFINEMIIWLQPAIKLSDLKSEGTPGWLSRLRVRLQLRS, from the exons ATGAGGGCTCTGAGAAGGCTCAGGCCACTCACTGCATCCGTGGCCCTACAAGGAGATGGTTCCATCGAAGACAGCACAGAAGTAAGGTCACGGc AGGTAGCCCTCGGTGaggcactcattcattcaccgGGTGGATGGCTGCGAGCGCGGGCCAGCCGGGCCAGGCGGCcgccagaaggaaggaagagtcgCCAG ATCCCAGGCTCTGGCCGTGGAGTCCCGCAACTGCTCGCTGATGGACCGCCTGAGCTGCGTTGGGAAGGGCTTCCGTTTGCTGGTCATTTTAGATCCGTCCTCATAACGACCAGCGAGCGGGCTCGCCACCGCCACTCCCGCGTGGCCCGCAACTCAGACTCCCGGAGACCCGAGACGCCCGGCGCGGGACTCCCGCTGGGGTCCCGGGACCCGCCGCGGGCGCGACATGGGTCCGCCGCCGTCCCGCGCTGGGGGCTCCTCCGCGCGCGCGGGCCGAGATGCGCCGCCCGCCCCGAGCCGAGCAAGGTTAACCTCTGCGCTCCGTCAACTCCTCTACTCCTttcccactttccctccctccctcccctcggcTCCGCGCTCCgccgctcccctccctccccctccctcctcctctctccggGACTGTCTAGCGCCCCACTCCTTCCCCCTGCGagcttttcctcccctccctcatcgCCTCCCTCGCCTGAACCTGACGGCCTGGCCCCATACTCACGGAGCTCCCACCCCCTTTTCAGTTTCACTCGGAGATCAGGGGCTGTACCATATCCCTATTTTTTGACAGTTTCCATTTTTTCAGTTTCAGaagccaccaccatcaccaccaccgtAACACAAATTTTAAACTATGCCACAGCTGGTGCCATTATAACTCATCAGAGTTTTCCTGAACTCAAGTCACTTGACGTCAGCTATTCAGTTTGGCTAACATTCTTCTGGAGTTGGATACGGGTATTCTCGGGTTTTATGTTAATCTCTCCTCATTTCATCAATGAAATGATTATCTGGCTGCAACCAGCAATCAAATTAAGTGATTTAAAAAgtgaagggacgcctgggtggctcagccggttgagggtccgacttcagctcaggtcatga